Genomic window (Candidatus Nitrosocosmicus franklandus):
ATATGATATTGCCAAGAAATTTACCAAACAACTTAGAGAAATGAAAAATCCAAATAATCCAAATGTAGATGTCAAATCATTGGAATCATTATTTAAACTCATGAATAACGCTAGGAGAGAATTTCTAAAAGGGAAAGAAAAAAACGATGAAACATATCCGACTGAATGAAATTTAATAAAGTTTAATTTAAAGAACTATAAAACACCTTTTGTGTCTTCCATGAAATATGTTCAAATAGATCTATCTAATGATATCGCAATTTTGAGGATAAATAGACCAGAGGCCTTGAATGCGATGAATTTAGATGTAATATCCGAATTGACTAGGGCAATTGATATAATTTCTGCAGATGACGGAATTAAGGTATTAATTATCACAGGAGCAGGTGAACGCTCATTTTGTGCAGGTGCTGACATTTCGTTTATGGTAAACATTGATGCAGTAACTGCTGAAAAGTATGCATCATCTGCCCAAAACATGCTAAATAAACTCGAAAAAATGGAAAAACCTGTAATTGCAGCTATCAATGGATTTGCTTTAGGAGGCGGATGCGAACTATCTCTTGTTTGCGATATAAGATTCGCATCTGAAAATGCAAAAATAGGGCAACCAGAAGTAACTATAGGTATCCCTCCAGGATGGGGTGGAACTCAACGTCTTTTGAGAATAGTTGGACCTGCAAAAGCTAAAGAAATGATCTTTACTGGGAAAATGATTTCTGCTAAAGAAGCTGCCGATATTGGATTAGTGAATCAGGTTATTTCTCTCTCGGATTCTGAAAAATCCAATCTAGATCCTTCAATTGATCAGAGTAACGAAAAGGAGAAAAATATTGCACTTTCAAAAATGCTTAATAAGAAACTCATAGAACACTCTATTTCGTTTGCCAAAGAAATTACGAAGAACAGTTTTAATGCCGTTAAAATCAGTAAAACGTTAATTAATAAAGGTATGGATGCCGATATCGACACAGGGTTGAGGTTAGAAATTTATGGTTGGGCATTATGTTTCGCTCATGAGGATAGGCATAAAATGATGACATCATTTCTCAATAAAAGTAATAAGAAGTAATTAATTCTACTTTTATTACTTAGATATTATATTATTTTTTTGAAATTATAGTTGCGCCGTTACTTGGCTTAGCCAAATATGTTTCACATCTGATGTCTATTTTTTCGTATTCTTCTTTCATGACTTCTGCTATATGTAAACCCTTTTTTCTTGAATTCAAAAAGGCGATACTTGAGGGTCCGGCCCCGCTAATCGTGAATGCCATTGCTCCCTCCTCCAACGACCTTTTTTTTATCTTATCATAACCTGGAATCATCTTTTTTCTTACTGGTTCTATTATACAATCATTGATCCCATTACAAATCATATTTACATCTTGGTTGTAAAATCCTGCAACAATTGAACAAGCGTTTGCAATATTGTGGACAGTTTTTTCTAGAGGTACCTTTTTAGGGATTAGCTTTCTAGAAATCTCTGTCTTCATTTTTGGAACCTTGATTAGAGGTACACAAACAACTACAACTAAGTCAGTTGGTGACTTTATTTTGATAAATTCCAATTTTGGATATGTTTTGATTATTACAAAATTTCCAAATAGTGAGCCGGCGATGTTATCATAATGTTTTACTCCTGCACTAGCTAATTCTCCCTCTGCAGAATAATCCAACAATTTGCTTTCATCAAGATCTAGTCCAAACAAAGAGTTAAATGAAATTGCTGTGGCTACTGCTGATGCAGCACTGCTTCCCATTCCATAACCTGCAGGTATATTTTTTTCAATTTCTATCAAGCAATTATAGTTGTATAAATTATATTCAGAAATGATTTTTCTAGCTACTATGCCTGCCGAATTATAATTGGGATTATTCGGAATATCTTTTTTCCCGTTACCTTTAATAATTATCTTCAAATTGTTCTTGATCGAATTCGATTTCTTTTTTATCCTGACAGTAACAATATCCTCCAACGCATCCAGGCCTAGTCCAAAGACATCATATCCTGGACCTAAATTCGCTGTAGATGCTGGAGCGCGGGTGGTACATTCAGAAAACTCGCTATGTACATTAACTTTCATCCTTGTGTTCTTCTTCTCCATGCGTTAATATTCTTGATAAAGCTGCAGATAAATTTACCATTCCACTCATAGTAATATTTGACATTGCAATAGGACTCAGCACGTTTCCACTCTTATAAAGTGTTTTTATGATGTCTTTGCTAAGTAGAGATTGTTCTGTATCCTTTTCAAGATTTAAGGAATTTAGGAGGGGGATCATCGAATTAGACCATTTCAAAATTTCCGGTAATTTTTCGATTATTTTATCCCTTTTTGTGAGTACGTTAATTTGAGGAATACCTAAACGTAACTTGATTGATTGGGATAGGAATAATAATGAAACGAAACTGATAGGCGATATCGCTAGTGTTCCATCCATGGTAAATAGTGTTACCTTGGTATCCGAATAAAAATTTGAAATAAAATAAGGGCCACTAGATCTGAATACAAACAGTTCTATTTGTCCAGGGGTATCTATTATTACATAATCAGGATTAAGCTCCTGGACTTGATTTTGAATTTCCTCAATTTTTGTAGAAATTAGGTCATTGGCTAATATGAGCGAACCATTTGGTCCCAAATTATATTCATCCATTATCGAATAAAAATCAATGAATTCTCTCACATCGATATCCGGGTCATATTGTAATTTGGATACTCCAGGATCCAGATTAATTGAAATTGGTGTAACTTCATTACTGCTATACCACTCCAATAACCTTGCTGTTAACAATGATTTTCCTGATCCCGCTGTCCCTGTAACGAAAATAGTATGCATTTAAATGATTTTTAGATGTTATTCTAATTTTATTGTTAAATTTGTATGATTATTATATTCCTTCTCTTGTTTTAGTTTGTATACATTGAATTGGCGAGTAATTTTCATAGTGGTAAGCATTATACCTATGCTGCTTATTTTTTTATTTACACCGGTTTCACTTAATGATGTGCTATCTGTAGGTGTAATTCCTTTTTTATTATCCTTTATGGCAACTATGGCCAGAATTCTTCTACAAGCAATTCGATTCTATTATTTTGTTAGAAAGTTCATTGGAAAAAAAGTCAGCACCTTTTGGAAAATTATATATGCCAGACTAGCAGGTGAATTTGTTACCCAAACTACTCCTTCTTATATTGGAGGTGAAATTGTTAGGATAGCCTTTTTGACCAAAAGTGGAGTTCCCGCAGGACGAGCAGCTTGGGTAACTACAATGGAAATTATTGCTGATGTATTTGTGGGAACGATTTTGGCTTTCATAGCGGGATTTATTGCAATATCAAATGGATCGTTGTTGATCGGTTTGCTCGTTATAGCAATAGCTACTCCGACTTTTGGGTTTTGGTTCTTTATTCTAATATATTCCGCAAAAAAAAATATACAATTACCTGCTTTCTCTTTGAAATTAGCCAAAAAATTTGTTTCAGACCAAAAAGCACAAAGGGGTATTAATTCAATCAATAAAGCATTAGATGATTTATGTGTAATGAGCAGAGAAAATTTTGGATCTTTTAAATCTGTAAAAATATTTTCTGTTGGAATTGCCATTACTTTAATTGCATTTGTTTTCCATGGGGTCTCCTTTTTAGTCTTGACTCATTCGGTTGACACTTATATAGGTCTATTTCTGTCGTTTATGGCAACCTCATCTTCTACAATTTTGGGTACGTTACCAATTACAATAGGTGGTTCTGGATTAGCAGAATGGGGATTGTGGGGCTACATAAACCATTTAAATGATTTTTCTCAAATTGGCAGTATAGTTCATGATAGCAATCAGCTAAAAGTGATTATTGCATGGAGGATTGCTTCATATTATATACCACTTATTATAATGTGGATTGCATTAATGAGGTTGACATTGAGAACAACTTATTCATCTTCAACATCATTTCAATCATAAGAGTGATTTGAATTTAACTTGACCGTGTAATATCATATTTTAAATAATTTAACTTTCTTTTCATTACGTGGGCATATTGCAGGAGCTACTGAAAAACAAGATTGTTTTGATTACTGGAGCATCAAGTGGGATCGGTAGATGTATAGCAAATGACTTTTCGCGATTTCAACTAAAATCCATGATTCTAATTGCAAGAAATCAGTCTCGATTAAGTGAAACCGCCTCAAGCATTAAGCAGAGCTTTGAGATACTTCCTTTCTCTTGCGATGTATCAAAAAAAGAAGAAGTTAACCATCTAGGTAAATTCATTCTTGATCGATACGGATATATTGATATACTAGTAAACAATGCCGGTATTGGTTTATTTGGTCGGGTAGAAAAAATATCTATCGAGGAAATAGAACAAGTTAGTTTTACTAATTATTTTGGCATGATTTATTTTACAAAAATCTTTCTCGATTCTATGATCAAAAGAAAGGCTGGTCATATTATTAATATTGCATCCCTAGCTGCTAGTTTTGGGATTCCTGGAATGGCTGCTTACTGTGGTTCTAAATTTGCTATGCTGGGCTTTTCGGAATCATTGCGTCGAGAACTGAAGGAAACTGGTGTAAAGGTCTCTGTGATTAGCCCAATTGGTGTAAAGACCAATTTCTTTAATAATGAGCATTTTGATTTTAAGTTTCCCATGAAATATATGCTCAAACCTGAAAAGGTTTCTCAGGCCGTTTTAAGTTCTATTACGTCCAACTCATTTCAGACTTTTGTTCCTACTATCGCTGGCTTATCGGTCCCTTTTAAATCCTGCTTTCCATCATTAGTGGATTTAATAATTGAACATCAGTTTAGAAAAATGTAGATTGGAATACATTATTTCTAAACTTCATCTTCTTCTTCATCTATATTATTTGGATTGTAATCTGATTCTACATCCATCATTACTGCACTCTCTAGATCAAATTTAAATATCTCTTCCATATCTATTTGGTAACGTGTTTTCAACAATTCACTTAATTGACTACTCAGTCTAGCTTT
Coding sequences:
- a CDS encoding enoyl-CoA hydratase/isomerase family protein, with product MKYVQIDLSNDIAILRINRPEALNAMNLDVISELTRAIDIISADDGIKVLIITGAGERSFCAGADISFMVNIDAVTAEKYASSAQNMLNKLEKMEKPVIAAINGFALGGGCELSLVCDIRFASENAKIGQPEVTIGIPPGWGGTQRLLRIVGPAKAKEMIFTGKMISAKEAADIGLVNQVISLSDSEKSNLDPSIDQSNEKEKNIALSKMLNKKLIEHSISFAKEITKNSFNAVKISKTLINKGMDADIDTGLRLEIYGWALCFAHEDRHKMMTSFLNKSNKK
- a CDS encoding homoserine kinase, which gives rise to MEKKNTRMKVNVHSEFSECTTRAPASTANLGPGYDVFGLGLDALEDIVTVRIKKKSNSIKNNLKIIIKGNGKKDIPNNPNYNSAGIVARKIISEYNLYNYNCLIEIEKNIPAGYGMGSSAASAVATAISFNSLFGLDLDESKLLDYSAEGELASAGVKHYDNIAGSLFGNFVIIKTYPKLEFIKIKSPTDLVVVVCVPLIKVPKMKTEISRKLIPKKVPLEKTVHNIANACSIVAGFYNQDVNMICNGINDCIIEPVRKKMIPGYDKIKKRSLEEGAMAFTISGAGPSSIAFLNSRKKGLHIAEVMKEEYEKIDIRCETYLAKPSNGATIISKK
- a CDS encoding ATP/GTP-binding protein produces the protein MHTIFVTGTAGSGKSLLTARLLEWYSSNEVTPISINLDPGVSKLQYDPDIDVREFIDFYSIMDEYNLGPNGSLILANDLISTKIEEIQNQVQELNPDYVIIDTPGQIELFVFRSSGPYFISNFYSDTKVTLFTMDGTLAISPISFVSLLFLSQSIKLRLGIPQINVLTKRDKIIEKLPEILKWSNSMIPLLNSLNLEKDTEQSLLSKDIIKTLYKSGNVLSPIAMSNITMSGMVNLSAALSRILTHGEEEHKDES
- a CDS encoding flippase-like domain-containing protein gives rise to the protein MVSIIPMLLIFLFTPVSLNDVLSVGVIPFLLSFMATMARILLQAIRFYYFVRKFIGKKVSTFWKIIYARLAGEFVTQTTPSYIGGEIVRIAFLTKSGVPAGRAAWVTTMEIIADVFVGTILAFIAGFIAISNGSLLIGLLVIAIATPTFGFWFFILIYSAKKNIQLPAFSLKLAKKFVSDQKAQRGINSINKALDDLCVMSRENFGSFKSVKIFSVGIAITLIAFVFHGVSFLVLTHSVDTYIGLFLSFMATSSSTILGTLPITIGGSGLAEWGLWGYINHLNDFSQIGSIVHDSNQLKVIIAWRIASYYIPLIIMWIALMRLTLRTTYSSSTSFQS
- a CDS encoding SDR family NAD(P)-dependent oxidoreductase; amino-acid sequence: MGILQELLKNKIVLITGASSGIGRCIANDFSRFQLKSMILIARNQSRLSETASSIKQSFEILPFSCDVSKKEEVNHLGKFILDRYGYIDILVNNAGIGLFGRVEKISIEEIEQVSFTNYFGMIYFTKIFLDSMIKRKAGHIINIASLAASFGIPGMAAYCGSKFAMLGFSESLRRELKETGVKVSVISPIGVKTNFFNNEHFDFKFPMKYMLKPEKVSQAVLSSITSNSFQTFVPTIAGLSVPFKSCFPSLVDLIIEHQFRKM